The genomic segment TGCGTCCGGGGATGTTCGCCTTTGTTCTGCCCGATGATCCAACGCCGCTGAACGTCCGCAAGGATGCCCGAACGGACGCCGAAAAAATTACCCAACTGCCGGTGAACACCCAATTCATGATTCAAGATGGTCCCGTCTGCCGCAGTGGGATTGTCTGGTGGAACATCCAAGCCACTCCCGATAAATCGATTCGCGGGTGGGTGGCAGAAGGCGTGGGGACGAAATACTTCATCGGGGAACGCGGCGCGTCAGGCGTTGTAGACCCCACGTATATCCAAAAGTATGACGAGGCAAGCCCTGCCAAGCCCGCCCTCCCCCCCGGTGCGTATTACCTCACCTTCAATTCGCCGGAAATCCCCTACGGCAGTGGGCTGCGCCATGTCATGTTCGTGGCAAAGAGCAACCTCACCCTGAAGCTGACCCCCTATGGCGTCATGGCGTGGGTGACCGATTTGCAAAGCGGGCAGCCCGTGCCGAATCAGTCGGTCACGTTCTACAACGTAGAGCGCACAGACGGCGCAAACAACGACACCCGCTACAACGTGATCACGCTTGGGGAGGCAATGAGCGATGCCGATGGCATTGCTTACTTCGCCTTCCCAAAGCCGCTCGACAACCTTTACACGGGGCTGGTCGCCGCTGTGGGGGAGAAGAGTCACTTTGGCATTGGCTCGTTGAATTGGGATGGTGGAATCGCCTCGTGGGATTTTGAGCAGCCCTCGAATTACTATCCCTCGAATGTCTCCATGTACATCTACAGTGATCGTTCGCTCTACCGTCCGGGGCAGCCCATTTACTTCCGAGGTGTGCTGCGTGACCGCAAAGACATCACCTACACGATCAGTCCGGTGAAAACCGTCTGGGTGCAGGTTGTTGATGGACGGCAGCAGGTGATCTATGAAAAGGAACTGCCTGTCACCGATTTTGGCACGTTTGCCGATCACGCCGATGTTGCCGTCGATGCGCCACTGGGCTACTACCAAGTCCTTGTCCGGCTAGGGCAGAAGGGCGACGCAGACAAATACAGCGGACCCGTCTTCTCGCGGGGGGTCAATATCGCTGAGTACCGCGTGCCAGAATACCAAGTGACCCTCACCCCGGAGCAGGTTCAGCTTGTTCAGGGCGATACGATCCGCGTCACTGTCGAAAGCACCTACTTCTTTGGCGGGGCGTTGAGCAACGCCACTGTTGAATGGTCTGCCTTCAGCGACGATTACTACTTCTCCTACAAAGGCAAGGGGCGCTACAACTTCATCGACTACAACGAAGATGAAGGCTACAGCGAAACCTACCGCCCCTATGGGGAAGAAATTGCCACTGGCTCAGGGACAACCGACGGGCAAGGGAAATTCGTCATCGAACTCCCCGCCAGTTTGGGGAAGGCAGCGCAAAGCCAATCGATTGCCATTGAAGCGCGGGTGCGCGACGAGAGCGACCAAATCATCGCCGGACGCGCTACCGTGATCGTCAATCAGGGCGAGTTTTACATTGGCGCAGCGCCGGAAGAATACATCGGCACGGCGGGCAAACCCCAACAGGTGAACCTGATCACCGTCACCAGCGAGAGCGCCCCGCAGCCAAACACCCCCCTTGCCGTGACCGTTGTCGAACGGCGCTGGCGCAGTGTGCAGACTGTTGAACCCGCCACCGGACGCACTGTATGGAACTACGACGTGGAAGAAAAGCCCGTCACCGATGGGGAGGTGACCACCGACGCCGACGGGAAAGGGACGTTCACCTTTACGCCGGAGGCGGGCGGCATCTACAAAGTCTATGTCACCAGCCGCGACTCGCGCGGGAACGCGATCAAGACCTCCACCTTCCTATGGGTGGCGGGTCCGAACTACGTCCCCTGGCGGCAGCAGAACAGCAACCGCATCGATCTGAAGATTGACCGCGACAACTACGCCGTTGGCGATACGGCAAACATCCTGATCGCCAGCCCCTTCCAAGGGGAGACGACAGCGCTGATCACCGTTGAGCGTGGCGACATCATCAAACGGGAAGTCCTCCGCCTCCCAAACAACAGCTACGTCTACCAACTGCCGATCACGGCTGACCTTGCCCCGAACGCCTTCGTCTCCGTCGTGATTATGAAGGGTGTGGACGAGACAAACCCCGTCCCTGCCTTCCGCGTCGGGCTGATCGGACTAGGCGTTGAGGTGGAGCGGCTGAAACTGAACATCACAGCGACCCCCGATAAAACGCGGACGGGTCCGGGCGAAACAGTCACCTACACCCTGAAAGTGACCGATTACAAGGGCGAGCCAGTCCAAGCCGAAGTGGGCGTCGGGCTGACCGATCTTGCTGTTCTCTCGCTGCTGCCCGATACCAGCACGCCGATCTTGGATTTCTTCTATCGGCAGCAGGGCTTGAGCATCCGCACGAGCGCCTCGCTCACGGTGAGCGTTGACCAGCAGACGCAGGAAATCTTGAACACAGTGAAAGGCGGCGGCGGCGGCGGACCGGAGGGCGGCATTTTCCAAGTGCGCCAGAAGTTTATCGACACCCCGTTGTGGCAGCCGAGCGTCGTCACCAATGAACAGGGCGAGGCGACGGTTGCCGTGACGCTGCCTGACCAACTGACGACATGGCGCTTGGACGCCCGCGCCGTGACGCTCCCCATTGGCGAGACGAAAAACACCCTTGTTGGGCAGAACACGGTGGATATCCTCAGCACGAAACCGCTGCTCATCCGTCCGGTGACGCCGCGCTTCTTTGTGGAGGGCGATAAGACGACGTTGGTGGCGGTGGTGAATAACAATTCCGGCGCGGCGCAAGAGGTCAAGGTGCATATCGACTTGACCGGCGCAGCGGCGCTGGAAGGCACAGAGCGCGTCTTGAGCATTCCCGATGGGGATCGCGGACGCTTTGAATTCCCCATTGAGGTTGGTACGGGCGAGGCGGTGGGCGTCACCTTCTTCGCCAGCAGCGCCGATGGCGCGTTCACCGATGCGGCAAAGAGCGCCGTTGGGCAGGGCGAGGAAAAGACGCTCCCCATCAAGCGCTATGAAGTGCCGGAAACAGTTGGCACGGGTGGGGCGCTCAGCACGAATGACCTCGCGATTGTGGAAGGAATCATGCTCCCCCGCCGTTACGAGGTGAAGGAAGGGCGCTTGGACATCCGGCTGGATCGTTCGTTGGCGGCAAGCACACTGGACGCGCTGGAGGCGCTGCGCTACTTCCCCTACTACTGCACAGAGCAGACGATCAGCCGCTTCTTGCCCAACCTTGCCACCTATGGTGCGTTCACCAAACTGGGCGTGAACGATCCGGTTTTGAAACGCCAAGTGGAAGAGGCGCTCAGCGCCGCGCTCCAACGGCTCTACAACGATCAAAAATCGGATGGCGGGTGGGGCTGGTTCAAGCGCGATGAGAGCAACCCGCTGGTCACCGCCTATGCCCTGATCGGCTTGGTCGAGGCGCGCTCACAAGGATTCACCGTAGAAGATAAGGTGATCAGCCGCGCTGCGGGCAGGCTGCAAAGCGACCTCGCCCGGATGAACGTTGGACGGCTGACCCCACGCTGGCAGTTGAACCGTCAGGCGTTCATGCTCTACGCGCTGGCGATGGCAGATGTGGGCAGTTTCAGCCGCTCGTTGGCAATCTACGAGGTGCGCGAATCGCTTGACCTTTACGCACGGGCGTATCTGGCGATGGCGTTCCACAAGATGGACCCGGCAAATAAGACCTACACCGATACCCTGATCAGCGATTTGATCAATCGGGCGTCGATCTCGGCGACGGGAGTCTCGTGGACGGAAGATGGCAGCGACTATATCAACTGGAACACGAATACGCGCTCCACAGCGCTGGCGCTGAAGGCGCTGCTCCAGATCGATCCCGCTAACCCATTGATCCCCAACGCCGTCCGTTGGTTGATGATCGCCCGCCAAGCCGATATGTGGGAAACCACCCAAGAGACGGCGTGGTCGGTCATGGCGCTGGTGGACTACATGCAGTACACGGGCGAACTGAACGGGAACTACACCTTTGGTGTCACGCTGAACAACACGGCGCTGGCGGACACAGAGACGACAACCCCCGCGAACATTCGCCAATCGGTGAAACTCTCGGTGGATGTTGCCGACCTCTTGAAGGGCGAGGTGAACCGCCTGCGTTTCAACCGTACCGCTGGCGAGGGGATGCTCTATTACACGGCGCACATGCGGGTGAACCTGCCGGTGGAACTGGTCGAAGCTGAATCGCGGGGGATCACGGTGGAGCGGCAGTACACGATTGTCGGCGGCGATGGGACACCCGTCACTGAAGCAAAGGTGGGCGATACCATCCGCGTCACGCTGACGATCATCCTTCCAAGCGATCAACACTACATCGTCATCAACGACCCAATCCCCGCCGGAACAGAGGCGATCAACCCCAACCTTGCCACCAGCACAGTGGGCGAGCCGCCCAATCTGCGCTTGGATAACCCCTTCCGCGATGGGTGGGGCTGGTGGTGGTTTAGCGAGACCGAACTGCGCGATGACCGCACCGTTCTGTATGCGACATACCTTCCCAAAGGGACGTACAAATACACCTACACCGTGCGGGCGGGCATGGCGGGGACGTTCAAGGTGATCCCCACGACGGGCGAGGCGTTCTATACCCCAGAGGTGTACGGGCGCAGCAGCGGATCGCTGTTCACCATCAAACCGTAATCTATCCTATCGGGGCGACCCTGTGTGGTTGCCGTGCGTGAACACCCGCCGCTAGAGCAGCGGGCTAGGAGCAACCACCCCTTCAGGGCTTGCCCCCCTAACAGAGAGAAGGAATCTCTCCCCCTTTCCCCGTAGACAGGGAAAGGGGGTAGGGGGGATAGGGGTTCTGAACCAAGCGGCGCAAGGCGTGCGCCCGCCGCTAAAGCAGCGGGCTAAGAGAACCACCCCTACGGGGCTTGAAAGACAAAAATGCCATTCATCATTCCCCCTTCTCCTTGCGAAAGACGAGGGTAGGGCATGAGGGCAGCGGGGGACGACCCTCTGGGCTTAATTCGGATAGGCGCTAAGCCAGCACCGCCTCAATGCGGGTGATCACCTCTGGAGTCAGGGTCACATTGGCGGCGGCAACGTTATCCTCCAACTGGGCAACTTTCGTTGCCCCGATGATTGCGCTGCTCACACCGGGCTGACGCAATATCCACGCCAATGCCAACTGCGAACGGGTGATCCCCAAGTCATCGGCAATCGGTTTCAACGCCTTCACCTTGTTTACATTCGTCTCGGTCAGGAAGCGTTCTCTCACCCACCCCTCGCGGGCAAAACGCGAATCTTCGGGCAAGCCGCTGTCATACTTCCCTGTCAATAAGCCCTGGGCAAGGGGCGAAAAGACCACTAAACCCATACCATTCGGCTCGGCGACGGGCAGCACATCCTTTTCAACAGCATCGCGCCAGACCATCGAATACTGCGGTTGATCGGTTTGGGGCGGGTAATACCCACCCTTTGCACAGATATCCAGCGCTTCCCGAATCTGCGCCCCCGACCAGACCGATGTTCCCCAGTATAAAACCTTCCCCATCCGCACCAAATCATCCATCGCACGGATCGTCTCAATCATGGGCGTGTCCGGGTCGGGACGGTGGCAAAAGTAAATATCCACATAGTCTGTCCCAAGCCGTTGCAGGCTTTTATCGATGCTCTCAAAGATGTGCTTGCGTGACAAGCCTTGATCATTCACATCGTCGGACATGGGCCAAAAGACCTTTGTAGCAATGACAAGAGTGTGTCGGGGGTATTTCTTCAGCACCGCACCCATCTGTTTTTCTGCCTCGCCGCGCCCGTAAACATCGGCAAGATCGAAGTAATTGATCCCGTTGGCATAGGCGGCTTCAACCACCTCTTTGGCAGTGTCCTCAGCAACCTTCCCCTCACCATAATTGATCCATCCCCCAAAGGAAATGGCGCTGACTTTCATTCCGGCATGTCCTAGCCGTCGATACTGCATAATCCTGTTCTCCTGGGTGAATCTAGTTATGAGACGAATGTGCCTCATTGCTCTATGCCTTAAAAGACACAAGGCGAGGCAGCAGCGGATGAGCGCAAATCGATAACGCCTATAATCATAGTCAGAGATGACTGAGTTTGCCCAAAAAATGAGAGGAAGATGAGTGAGATAAGACCTATGTCATGGTGGGAAGGTCGCCCGCGACGTATGTATAGAAACGGCAGCACCTTGCCGTTTTCATCAGCATAAAGCCCAATCAAAGGCAGTGAGGAACATCCGACCATGAAGTACATTTTCTTGCGCTACGAAAAAGAAGCCAGCCGTCAGGCGTGGACTCCTGAGGATTTCCAAAAGGAAATGAGCGACTACAAGGTTTTTGGGGCAGAGCTACAGTCTCGGAATCTAATGATCGGAGGCGAGGCGCTCCATGATACGAATACGGCAACGACAGCACGCTTCCGCGAGAGGAAAACGCTCACGACGGATGGTCTTTTTGCCGAGACTCATGAGCAGCTAGGCGGATTCTATATCGTGGATGGCAAAGACCTTGACGAGGCAAGCGAACTGGCGGCAAAGATTCCCGGCGCAGCCGAGGGCTGTGTTGAAATCCGTCCGTTGGTTGTCTTTGAGTAATCAGAGGGGTCATGACCGAGACGGCGGCGGTTATTGAGCGCATCGTTCAAGACGAATACGGGCGTATCCTTACGGCGGTGATCAGCCCGCATCGGGGACATTGCCACGGCTGAAGATACCCTTCAAGAAGCGCTGATCGAGGCGCTGGAGCGGTGGGAGGTGGTGGGTATCCCCCGCAGCCCCGCCGCATGGCTGACAACGACAGCAGAGGGGTGAGGCGGGCATCCCAGGATTGGTTCTTTGAAAGACGCCCCCCTTGTCAACAAAACACCTTCGCTGTACAGTAGGGCAGAATCCTACGGTCTGATCAAAACCAGAGGCATCATGAGCGACGATCCAAAACCGGCAATGACACCCCCCGCCGATAACGGTGGGAGCGCCCAAGAAAATGCAGTAAACCGCCTGAGTGGGGAAGCCGCCCCTGACCTCTCGCCAGAGGAATTTGCCCGCTTGCAGCGGCGGGGCGAGACGATTGACATTGACTCGCGGGGGCGTGTGCGTGTGGATCGCTTGGCGGAAGATAACCCGGGCGTTTCCCTTCGTAAACGACGGGCATGGTATAGCCCAATCACCCTATGACAAGCACCATCCCTCCGATCACATTGGATGTTTTGCGGGCAGCCCTGGCGCTCCCCAACTTCGACGTGATCGCCGCACGGATGCGGATGGCGCCTTCCGTGCGCCCTTTTCAGCGGTTGGAGCGCGAGGGGAAGGCGAAACAATCCGCCGTCCTCATGCTCACTTACCCCCACCCGCCCTCGCCCGATTTGCATCTTGTTCTCATCCAGCGTGCCGAAGGGCATGGGGCGCATAGTGGGCAGATCAGCTTTCCCGGTGGGCGTCAAGAGGCGGGCGAAACGCCTATCGAAACGGCGCTCCGCGAAACAGATGAGGAAGTGGGCGCAAACGGGGCAGATATCTTAGGGCAATTTGAATCGCTCTATGTGCCGCCCAGCGATTTTGAGATTCACCCTGTCATTGGCTACACCCCCCTGCGCCCTGAGTGGAAGCCTCATGCAGCGGAAGTCGCCGCCATCCTTGAAGCGCCGCTCTCCGTGCTGCTGGATGATTCGCTCAAGGGGCATGAGCCGTTTGTGCGGGGTGAGATCACCTTTGAGAAGCACTACTACCTCATCTGCGGGCAGCAGGTCTGGGGGGCAACAGCGATTTTGCTCTCCGAACTGGAGAGGCGGCTGCGGGCGGTCTTAGCCGAGTAACGTTCACCGCTCAGGCGGGTTTCGGCGTCTCCAACATGGTGCGGATACGTTCGCTCAGTTCGTCAATGCGGATCGGTTTTGCCATCCACGAATCCGCCCCGACACTTTTCGCTATGGCTGCCACATCGGCATGAGCCGAGACAACTAATACCGGTATTTTCTGAAGTTCGGGCGTCCCCCGCATAAAGCGCAAGGTGGTATCCCCAGAGGCGTTGGGCATCATCAAATCCATGATGATCAGATCGGGCAAGGCACGCAGGGCAGTTTTCACCCCTTCTAAGCCATCTTCCGCCTCGATCACCTCATGCCCCAGTGAATCCAACAGATCACTAATCAACTGACGCATATCGGGGGAGTCTTCAACGATCAATATCTTTGCCATGTGGTCGCCACTCGTTTCCTACCCATTCGTAGAATACCCCAAATAGTACCATGTGGTGGGCGAAAGGCAACCTCGCCCCGCCTTAGCCATCCTTCAGAGGGTTGCGCGTAAGCGTTAGATCGCTTGTTGGTTCAGACTGCCCAACGATTTTCGCTGTCTCAAAGGGACGGTTGGCGGTGAACTCGACCACACCATTTTCGTGATACCACAGAGGCGCTTTGCGATCATCAATCAGCACCTCTGTCGGCTCGCTAACAACGCCATAGATGCGACAGCGGACGCGCTTGTAGCCGGGATCAAATTTTCCCGCTTGCCGCCAACTGAGCATCAAGCCACCATCGCTCGTCGCCTTGCAGGTGAAATAGAGCCAGCGGTAAACCCCTTTCTGATAGTCCAACCCCTCCCCGGCATCCTCATAAAGCGTGATCTCGCCATCCCCTCGGTAGGCGTTCAGCGCCAACTCGGTGATCGGCTTTTCCCCCACATATTGCTGCACCGTCCACATCGGAATGACATGCCCCGCCCGAATGAAGATGGGCAGTGTCTCCAACGAAGCGGGGATAGTGATTGTCCGTCCACCCTCATAGCCTTCCCCGCTGAAAAAGTCATACCAACGCCCTTTGGGAAGGCGCACATCCCGTTTTGTTGCCCCTTTTTCAACCACTGGGGCAACCAGTATTGACTCCCCAACCATATAGGCATCCTCAATGCCCCGCAGCGCCTCATCCGCCGGATCAGCCAGCAGCAGCGGGCGAATCATCGGTTTGCCATTCTGTGTACATTCGGCAAAGACAGAATACAGGTAAGGGAGCAGTTCATAGCGCAGTTCAATGATGCGCTTGGCAATCTGTTCTGTCTCCGCCCCAAATGCCCAGGGTTCTTGGGGGCGTGTCCCCGCCGAGGTGTGAACACGAAAGAAGGGCATCAGCGCCGCTAGTTGCAGAAAGCGGGTGAAAAGTTCCGGCTCACAATCGCCAAAAAAGCCGCCCACGTCCGGTCCCGTGAACGCCAACCCCGCCAACCCCGAATTCACCGTCATACTGATTGCCAGCTTCAGATGATCCCAATCCGAGACGTTATCGCCCGTCCAGTTGGAGGCGTAGCGCTGCGCTCCGGCGTGCGCCGCCCGAACGATATTGAACGGACGTTTATCAGGACGCGCTTTTTCCAGCGCCTCGCGGCTGGCGCGTGCCATGAGCATCCCATAGACATTGTGCATTTCAACGTGGCTTGCCCCTTGCCCTTCAAAATCGTGACGCACGGCATCGGGCATCTCTGTTTTGCTCCCTCGGTTGAAGATCACCGGTTCGTTCATATCGTTCCACACGCCCGCAATCCCCGGCTTGAGGATCGCTTCAAAGTGGGCGCGCCACCAGATTCGCGCCTTGCCGCTGGTGAAATCGGGAAAGACTGAATCCGCCGCCCAAACGGGTCCGATAAAGGGTTTGCCATTCGGATATTTGAGGTAGATATTTTCGGACAGCCCGCTTTGATAAACGCTGTAGGTGGGATCTACCTTGATTCCAGGATCGAGAATCGCCACTGTCTTAAAGCCCTGATCGGCAAGCTCCCCAATCAACACTGCCGGAGCGGGGAAATCTACCGGATTCCACGTAAAGCAGCGGTAGCCATCCATGTAATCAATATCAAGGTAGAGCGCATCACAGGGGATGTTCCGGCGGCGCAGTTCATTGGCAATTTCGCGCACCTTGTCAGCGGGGGTGTAGCTCCAACGGCTGAGGTGAAAGCCGAGCGCCCAAAGCGGCGGCATGGGCATTCGTCCGGTCAGTTCCGTGTAGCGGGCAAGGACGGCATCGGCGTCCCGCCCGACAATCTGATAATAGCGGAACTCCCCTAACTCTGAGGCAAAGACAAGTTGATCGCGCTGTGCTGCCCCCACATCAACATACCCCCGACTGGGGTTATCCCAAAACAAGCCGCTGGCAAATGAACCCTGAACACCCAAATAGAACGGAATGGTGAAATAGCTAGGGAGTTTCTTTCGCGCTGTGCCAACCGGATCGGTGTTCCAAATGGGGTAGCGCGTCCCGCGTAGATCAATCCCCACAGGCTGCGACGCCAAACCTAGACAGGCTTCCTCGACGGGAAGTGTGCGCGTCAGGGTCATTTCGCCCTCTCGCCATGCCAGCGGTTCGGCATCCGCCGCGATCACTGATCTGGCAGCGTTGAGGAAGGTCAGGCGGGCATCGGTGCGGCTCACCTGACAGATAATTTCCCCCGCCGAGAGGCTGATCGCCTCATCGGTCTCGCCAATTGTGTAGGGGGCATCGCTCCACATGACCTTTGCTACCGCGTAGGAAAAGGGGACGGGAAACTTTCCCGACGGCTGAAAGCGAACTTGGATCATGTCCGGCGTGATCACGCTCAGCCGCAGCACCCCTTGCTGGCAGGTAAGCGTGATTCCCCGTTCGCTGGCGGTGTAGCCCGTCACTTTTCCCGGTGTGCTGAACGTCCCACTTGGTGTTTGCCGTCCATAGCGCCGCTCCGCCAACCAGCGTCGAATCTGGTAGCGAAGTTTCGCCCGTTCAATGCTGCGATCCATGCCCTGTCCCCTTATTTTATCAGGTGCGTCTGCCCTGTTTTTCGTGCTTTCCCCACTG from the Anaerolineales bacterium genome contains:
- a CDS encoding glycoside hydrolase family 31 protein — protein: MDRSIERAKLRYQIRRWLAERRYGRQTPSGTFSTPGKVTGYTASERGITLTCQQGVLRLSVITPDMIQVRFQPSGKFPVPFSYAVAKVMWSDAPYTIGETDEAISLSAGEIICQVSRTDARLTFLNAARSVIAADAEPLAWREGEMTLTRTLPVEEACLGLASQPVGIDLRGTRYPIWNTDPVGTARKKLPSYFTIPFYLGVQGSFASGLFWDNPSRGYVDVGAAQRDQLVFASELGEFRYYQIVGRDADAVLARYTELTGRMPMPPLWALGFHLSRWSYTPADKVREIANELRRRNIPCDALYLDIDYMDGYRCFTWNPVDFPAPAVLIGELADQGFKTVAILDPGIKVDPTYSVYQSGLSENIYLKYPNGKPFIGPVWAADSVFPDFTSGKARIWWRAHFEAILKPGIAGVWNDMNEPVIFNRGSKTEMPDAVRHDFEGQGASHVEMHNVYGMLMARASREALEKARPDKRPFNIVRAAHAGAQRYASNWTGDNVSDWDHLKLAISMTVNSGLAGLAFTGPDVGGFFGDCEPELFTRFLQLAALMPFFRVHTSAGTRPQEPWAFGAETEQIAKRIIELRYELLPYLYSVFAECTQNGKPMIRPLLLADPADEALRGIEDAYMVGESILVAPVVEKGATKRDVRLPKGRWYDFFSGEGYEGGRTITIPASLETLPIFIRAGHVIPMWTVQQYVGEKPITELALNAYRGDGEITLYEDAGEGLDYQKGVYRWLYFTCKATSDGGLMLSWRQAGKFDPGYKRVRCRIYGVVSEPTEVLIDDRKAPLWYHENGVVEFTANRPFETAKIVGQSEPTSDLTLTRNPLKDG
- a CDS encoding response regulator codes for the protein MAKILIVEDSPDMRQLISDLLDSLGHEVIEAEDGLEGVKTALRALPDLIIMDLMMPNASGDTTLRFMRGTPELQKIPVLVVSAHADVAAIAKSVGADSWMAKPIRIDELSERIRTMLETPKPA
- a CDS encoding Ig-like domain-containing protein codes for the protein MSRLRFARRRDTLLSLWIGSFVLFLAIIAPVLHVRSAADDIAPEVVETDPFRGTEITLDNPLTLYFNVPMDRQSTEAAFATRPTIPGRFSWADDLTLTFTPTAALERAAEYVFTLSEGAKSTAGVPLKQPFRLALQTVGYLEVVRLIPADGTTDVETVPTITVIFNRPVVPLLPIAEMRALPSPIVVEPAVTGTGEWISTSIYTFKPDGLKGGSAFTVRVPKGLKDVTGSELTDDVVAKFTTLRPAIIQVYPSDKNSRLSRKPVISLTFSQPMDRSSTENAFQLLSDKSGALIAGKITWNDRNTRLTFEPDELLDYASTYFFTVATSARSATGAPLNMATDFRSRFTTLELPELRSVYPREGMNNVQASGASFEFSVPINFKDFDKRITVSPEPKLRFENYSYDYEYNFSFSHEPATTYTVTLDPAGLVDVYGTQVTIPASDRYRIENGKVVFTWSTGNYPSEASLKTGTDVGLYSAYAATTRLFSTHRNIEQINLALYELPLEELLKTAERYWYTPDLSKTTKLRSWTVKVENPANVLRYDMLTISDQGESYPPAPITCEGAPPSRLRPGMFAFVLPDDPTPLNVRKDARTDAEKITQLPVNTQFMIQDGPVCRSGIVWWNIQATPDKSIRGWVAEGVGTKYFIGERGASGVVDPTYIQKYDEASPAKPALPPGAYYLTFNSPEIPYGSGLRHVMFVAKSNLTLKLTPYGVMAWVTDLQSGQPVPNQSVTFYNVERTDGANNDTRYNVITLGEAMSDADGIAYFAFPKPLDNLYTGLVAAVGEKSHFGIGSLNWDGGIASWDFEQPSNYYPSNVSMYIYSDRSLYRPGQPIYFRGVLRDRKDITYTISPVKTVWVQVVDGRQQVIYEKELPVTDFGTFADHADVAVDAPLGYYQVLVRLGQKGDADKYSGPVFSRGVNIAEYRVPEYQVTLTPEQVQLVQGDTIRVTVESTYFFGGALSNATVEWSAFSDDYYFSYKGKGRYNFIDYNEDEGYSETYRPYGEEIATGSGTTDGQGKFVIELPASLGKAAQSQSIAIEARVRDESDQIIAGRATVIVNQGEFYIGAAPEEYIGTAGKPQQVNLITVTSESAPQPNTPLAVTVVERRWRSVQTVEPATGRTVWNYDVEEKPVTDGEVTTDADGKGTFTFTPEAGGIYKVYVTSRDSRGNAIKTSTFLWVAGPNYVPWRQQNSNRIDLKIDRDNYAVGDTANILIASPFQGETTALITVERGDIIKREVLRLPNNSYVYQLPITADLAPNAFVSVVIMKGVDETNPVPAFRVGLIGLGVEVERLKLNITATPDKTRTGPGETVTYTLKVTDYKGEPVQAEVGVGLTDLAVLSLLPDTSTPILDFFYRQQGLSIRTSASLTVSVDQQTQEILNTVKGGGGGGPEGGIFQVRQKFIDTPLWQPSVVTNEQGEATVAVTLPDQLTTWRLDARAVTLPIGETKNTLVGQNTVDILSTKPLLIRPVTPRFFVEGDKTTLVAVVNNNSGAAQEVKVHIDLTGAAALEGTERVLSIPDGDRGRFEFPIEVGTGEAVGVTFFASSADGAFTDAAKSAVGQGEEKTLPIKRYEVPETVGTGGALSTNDLAIVEGIMLPRRYEVKEGRLDIRLDRSLAASTLDALEALRYFPYYCTEQTISRFLPNLATYGAFTKLGVNDPVLKRQVEEALSAALQRLYNDQKSDGGWGWFKRDESNPLVTAYALIGLVEARSQGFTVEDKVISRAAGRLQSDLARMNVGRLTPRWQLNRQAFMLYALAMADVGSFSRSLAIYEVRESLDLYARAYLAMAFHKMDPANKTYTDTLISDLINRASISATGVSWTEDGSDYINWNTNTRSTALALKALLQIDPANPLIPNAVRWLMIARQADMWETTQETAWSVMALVDYMQYTGELNGNYTFGVTLNNTALADTETTTPANIRQSVKLSVDVADLLKGEVNRLRFNRTAGEGMLYYTAHMRVNLPVELVEAESRGITVERQYTIVGGDGTPVTEAKVGDTIRVTLTIILPSDQHYIVINDPIPAGTEAINPNLATSTVGEPPNLRLDNPFRDGWGWWWFSETELRDDRTVLYATYLPKGTYKYTYTVRAGMAGTFKVIPTTGEAFYTPEVYGRSSGSLFTIKP
- a CDS encoding aldo/keto reductase family protein — its product is MQYRRLGHAGMKVSAISFGGWINYGEGKVAEDTAKEVVEAAYANGINYFDLADVYGRGEAEKQMGAVLKKYPRHTLVIATKVFWPMSDDVNDQGLSRKHIFESIDKSLQRLGTDYVDIYFCHRPDPDTPMIETIRAMDDLVRMGKVLYWGTSVWSGAQIREALDICAKGGYYPPQTDQPQYSMVWRDAVEKDVLPVAEPNGMGLVVFSPLAQGLLTGKYDSGLPEDSRFAREGWVRERFLTETNVNKVKALKPIADDLGITRSQLALAWILRQPGVSSAIIGATKVAQLEDNVAAANVTLTPEVITRIEAVLA
- a CDS encoding YciI family protein is translated as MKYIFLRYEKEASRQAWTPEDFQKEMSDYKVFGAELQSRNLMIGGEALHDTNTATTARFRERKTLTTDGLFAETHEQLGGFYIVDGKDLDEASELAAKIPGAAEGCVEIRPLVVFE
- a CDS encoding CoA pyrophosphatase, giving the protein MTSTIPPITLDVLRAALALPNFDVIAARMRMAPSVRPFQRLEREGKAKQSAVLMLTYPHPPSPDLHLVLIQRAEGHGAHSGQISFPGGRQEAGETPIETALRETDEEVGANGADILGQFESLYVPPSDFEIHPVIGYTPLRPEWKPHAAEVAAILEAPLSVLLDDSLKGHEPFVRGEITFEKHYYLICGQQVWGATAILLSELERRLRAVLAE